The window GGTGGGGAAACTGAAGGGCTGGGGATTCCGCGTCGGCTGCATACATGGCGGCATGAAACCCGGCTCTCGGGACGAGCCGGGCACGCGGCTGTATTCCGAACAGCAGTTCCGCGAAGGCGCAATCCAAGTGCTGGTGGCCACCGAGGCGGCGGGCGAGGGCATCAACCTCCAGGTCTGCAACATCATGTTCAACTACGATATCCCCTGGAACCCCAACCGCCTGGAACAGCGCATGGGGCGCATCCATCGGTACGGCCAGCACAAGGACTGCTTGATCTTCAACTTCGTGGCCACCAACACCATCGAGGGCCGGGTGCTGCAGCGGCTGCTGGAGAAGCTCCAGGCAATCCGCGACGCACTGGACGACGATGCGGTCTTTAACGTCGTTGGCGAAATCCTGCCAGCGGCTCACGTGGAGCGCATCCTGCGGGACTACTACGCCGGTAAACTCGGCGATGCCGACCTGGAGGAGCGCCTACTCGAGAACGTCGATGAGGGCCGCTTCCGCGCCATTTGCCAGAATGCCCTCGAGGGCCTGGCCTCCAAGAAGCTCAATCTGGAGATGCTGATTGAGCGCCGGGCTCGCGCCCAGGAACGCCGCGTCGTGCCGGAGACGGTTGCCCGCTTCATGCGCGAGGCCGCCCCTTATGCTCGGCTTGAGATGAAGGACATCCCCCACCTCCCGCACACGTTTGAGCCAGGCCGCACGCCACTGCTGCTGCGGGAGTATGAACGGGCGGCGGATTGGAAGCTGCCGCCATTGGCCGCACGCTATCCGCGCTGCTCGACCGATCGTGACACGGCCGAAAAGAACAACCTGGAATGGGTTACGCCCGGCCACCCACTTTTCGAAGCCGTGCGCAGGCACACCTGTGCCATGGCCGCCGACGCCTTCAGCAGGGGGGCCTGCTTTTACTCTCTCCAGCACGAGGAGCCGTCGCGCATCGACTTCTACCGCGCCCGCGTGGTGGACGGCCAAGGCCAGGTAGTCCACGAGCGGCTCTTCGCGGTGGAGGTCACTGCAAGTGGCCAGCCTGCGTTGCGTGAGCCGAATGTTCTCAACAACTTCATCCCCGCCGGCCCGCCGGGCGAACTGCCGCCCGTCGCATATCAACCTGAGCCGTTAGCGTGGCTCCAGCAGAACGCCTTGCAGCCGTTCCTGGAAGAGATCCGCAAGGAACGAACCGCTGAGGTGGAACGTATCGCTCGGCACGTTGAGCTGTCGCTGACGGAGCTCATTCAGCGGGCGGACGAGGAGATCGGCAAGGCCCAGGAGGCCATCGACCGGAATGAACCGGGGGCCGAAGGGCGCCTGGTGCAGGCAGAAAACCGCCACGCCGAACTGCTGGCTCGGCGCGATCGCCGTCGCAAAGAACTGGAACAACAGCGGTCGCTCAGCCTCCAGGGTGTGGAACGCATTGCCAGCGCCCTTGTCCTCCCCCACCCGGAACTCCAATCGCCGGAAATTCGGCGGCTCCAGCCCGACGCTAAGACTGAAGCGATCGCCATGCGCGTGGTCATGGAGTACGAACGGGCACAGGGTCGTGAAGTGTATGATGTCCACGAAAGGGACCTCGGCTACGACGTTACCAGCCTTGACCTGCGTTCCGGGGAACTGCGCCTAATCGAGGTCAAGGGGTTAACCCACGCGACCGGGACCATCTTCCTTACCCCCAACGAACGCCGCGTGGCCGAAGACCGCCGGGACTGCTACTGGCTGTACGTCGTCACCAACTGCGGCACTACACCCACGCTGCAGGACCCGGTCAAAGACCCGGCCCGCTTACCCTGGCACGAGGTCACCAAAGTGGACCACTACTGGCTGCAAGTGACCGCGATGACGGGTCCAATGCGGATACAAGACGATTCCTCGCCCTACGGAGGGCACTGATGGAGACGTCTCAGTTCGTCTCGCAGGCCATTCTTGAGGAACTGGTGCGCCGCATCGTTGCGGCCGTGCATCCTAAGCGCATCATCCTCTTCGGCTCTGCTGCTCGTGGTCAGGTAGGCCCACATAGCGACCTGGATCTGCTGGTGGTCATGCCCAACGGAACCCATCGCAGGCGGACCGCGCAGAAAATCCATCAACATTTGGCGGGGATGGGGATAGCCAAAGATGTTGTGGTGGTGACCGAGCGGGACGTTGAACAGTATGGCGACAACCCTTCGCTTGTACTTTGGCCAGCCCTTCGCGAAGGACGGGAGCTCTACCATGCCAAGGAGTAGGTTGACCCCTGGCTCGCCGCAGGACTGCATGGCCCGCGCCAAGGGTGATCTTGCCTTGGCGAGTGCACCCTTACCCCATGGAGGGTTCTACGAAGACCTCTGTTTTCACGCCCAACAGGCCGCGGAAAAGGCCTTGAAAGCCGTCTATGTTACGCGTGGGTGGACATTCCGCTATGTGCACGACCTTGACGAGCTTGTGACCGGGCTCCGACGCCGTGGCATCAGTATCCCGAGTCACGTTCAAGAAGCAGTGTTCCTCACTGGGTACGCCTTTGAGGCGCGCTACCCGGGCCTGACCGAGCCGGTGACGGAGGAGGAATACCGCAAGGCCATTGCCGCGGCCAGGCGCGTGGTCGAATGGGCCGAGAGGATAATCCAAGGAGCGCCCGTATGATTCCTAAGGAATGCAAGCGCCTGGCGGAGGTAGATTTCCCGATTGCCGTGGTGAGCAAGCACGCGGCTCGGGAGAAGTCCATTCGGCATGGGCACCCGTCCACGCTGCACCTGTGGTGGGCGCGGCGGCCCCTGGCCTCCTGCCGTGCGA of the candidate division KSB1 bacterium genome contains:
- a CDS encoding HEPN domain-containing protein, translating into MPRSRLTPGSPQDCMARAKGDLALASAPLPHGGFYEDLCFHAQQAAEKALKAVYVTRGWTFRYVHDLDELVTGLRRRGISIPSHVQEAVFLTGYAFEARYPGLTEPVTEEEYRKAIAAARRVVEWAERIIQGAPV
- a CDS encoding helicase-related protein, which codes for MRVESVQQLTETSWVLGLVGVQTERFRKVTLTASDLQGLRIVDSHPVYHGDGRLLRLGLQAISLGLAWEFDPFFGLSVCRVDPLPHQLEAVYDYLLKLPRVRFLLADDAGAGKTIMAGLLIRELQLRGLAERILIVCPANLSFQWQRELKEKFEEKFLVLKGADIREQFGVNQWLEQKKIIASLDLAKRSDILPGLRQVHWDIVIVDEAHRMSASDESHKSLRYKLGELLRDTSDHLVLLTATPHKGDPVNFCLFLQLLDRDAYADVRSIQEAMERRRAPFYLRRTKEAMVYFPERKADGTWVAKRIFTKRIPHTVGFEIDGAEFDLYRDITRFVKRQSAKAAAQGDDPRARAVGFLMSLYQRRLASSTYAMRHSLENRARRLEEGLKKAQELVSLAPPELPDPEEIEEMEESEREHLERLLEAITLAGNAEQVREEVAELRQLAAQAEAVEDSDSEAKLSKLKELLHREGFFDDPDKRLLIFTEFKDTLDYLVGKLKGWGFRVGCIHGGMKPGSRDEPGTRLYSEQQFREGAIQVLVATEAAGEGINLQVCNIMFNYDIPWNPNRLEQRMGRIHRYGQHKDCLIFNFVATNTIEGRVLQRLLEKLQAIRDALDDDAVFNVVGEILPAAHVERILRDYYAGKLGDADLEERLLENVDEGRFRAICQNALEGLASKKLNLEMLIERRARAQERRVVPETVARFMREAAPYARLEMKDIPHLPHTFEPGRTPLLLREYERAADWKLPPLAARYPRCSTDRDTAEKNNLEWVTPGHPLFEAVRRHTCAMAADAFSRGACFYSLQHEEPSRIDFYRARVVDGQGQVVHERLFAVEVTASGQPALREPNVLNNFIPAGPPGELPPVAYQPEPLAWLQQNALQPFLEEIRKERTAEVERIARHVELSLTELIQRADEEIGKAQEAIDRNEPGAEGRLVQAENRHAELLARRDRRRKELEQQRSLSLQGVERIASALVLPHPELQSPEIRRLQPDAKTEAIAMRVVMEYERAQGREVYDVHERDLGYDVTSLDLRSGELRLIEVKGLTHATGTIFLTPNERRVAEDRRDCYWLYVVTNCGTTPTLQDPVKDPARLPWHEVTKVDHYWLQVTAMTGPMRIQDDSSPYGGH
- a CDS encoding nucleotidyltransferase domain-containing protein, with the protein product METSQFVSQAILEELVRRIVAAVHPKRIILFGSAARGQVGPHSDLDLLVVMPNGTHRRRTAQKIHQHLAGMGIAKDVVVVTERDVEQYGDNPSLVLWPALREGRELYHAKE